From one Sesamum indicum cultivar Zhongzhi No. 13 linkage group LG13, S_indicum_v1.0, whole genome shotgun sequence genomic stretch:
- the LOC105176435 gene encoding histone H3.3, producing MARTKQTARKSTGGKAPRKQLATKAARKSAPTTGGVKKPHRYRPGTVALREIRKYQKSTELLIRKLPFQRLVREIAQDFKTDLRFQSHAVLALQEAAEAYLVGLFEDTNLCAIHAKRVTIMPKDIQLARRIRGERA from the exons ATGGCCCGTACTAAGCAAACCGCCCGTAAATCCACTGGAGGAAAGGCTCCCAGGAAGCAGCTTGCTACTAAG gCTGCCCGTAAGTCTGCCCCAACAACTGGTGGAGTTAAGAAGCCTCATCGTTACCGCCCTGGTACTGTTGCTCTCCG TGAAATCCGCAAGTATCAGAAGAGTACTGAGCTCTTGATCAGGAAGTTGCCTTTTCAAAGGCTTGTTCGCGAAATTGCCCAGGACTTCAAG ACTGATCTTCGTTTCCAGAGCCATGCTGTGTTGGCGCTTCAGGAGGCTGCTGAGGCCTACCTTGTTGGTCTCTTTGAGGACACCAACTTGTGTGCCATCCATGCCAAGCGTGTGACCATCATGCCAAAAGACATCCAGCTGGCTCGTAGGATCAGGGGCGAGCGTGCATAG
- the LOC105176436 gene encoding putative WEB family protein At1g65010, chloroplastic, giving the protein MSRSKSRSGSVDFGHKNHYSSVFSRTLSASKLCRGDAIGRQIDANALKSVDKKPSKVSYLSENRVDRTMSMEQEMGEMEEELRRTKEQLNDCEIEKHRILDQLKEAKRAADEANVKANEALTLELENLKKLLTSSRDDLKTKDKKIDLLETELGKVRELEVVLAEKDLSLDKLNKELGGLREREKDVTTLLLENKKRIEELEDEVERARLSESKMADSLAKQTKQLEATKVKLKETSAEIASLHEKIEVLEDLSKKSSVEVKGPVNAGKEIRGIEMELKLAKENLVQAQEGEKKALSKAESLIEEIELVKNEWKSAIEAEAKSAKAMEDLALALKEVATEANQAKGKLSVTENELEQVRGEARKLKEMVRSTEEKYKKLLNEARVEAELQKNTAERLRVEAEESLLAWNGKELGFVSCIKRAEEERATLQHDNNKLVESLKAAENMTRSAREETYKLRDILKQAVNEANAAKAAAGIARDENSFLKDCLTEKEEALLFLTRENERLRISEAAAKENVKQLKALLSNASTEFKFEDMEQDEATDSPDSEEEEEVRRHRHTKTFSLCVDDLKFMNEPEDDEERLLHEDPEKAEALKGSIFDANAETPKSEIRTPKSKVNHKGYYPSAFMCTGGIPHPEEFERLETPQDDNSNRQDENSHRRAKPLFRRVGDLLTIRRSFHKKDSSIDQNVLTQL; this is encoded by the exons ATGTCACGGTCCAAATCGAG ATCAGGGTCGGTTGATTTTGGACACAAGAACCATTATTCATCGGTATTTTCAAGAACCCTGTCTGCATCAAAGCTTTGCAGAGGAGATGCTATAGGGAGACAGATTGATGCAAATGCTCTGAAGTCTGTTGACAAGAAGCCCTCCAAGGTTTCATATTTGTCTGAG aATCGGGTGGATAGAACTATGTCGATGGAGCAAGAAATGGGAGAGATGGAGGAGGAGCTGAGAAGGACTAAAGAGCAATTAAATGATTGTGAGATTGAAAAACATCGAATTCTTGATCAACTTAAAGAGGCAAAGAGAGCAGCCGATGAGGCTAATGTTAAGGCAAATGAAGCATTAACGTTGGAGCTcgaaaacttgaaaaaattgttaaCTAGTTCACGGGATGATCTGAAAACGAAAGATAAAAAGATCGATTTGTTGGAAACGGAGCTTGGGAAAGTGAGGGAGCTTGAGGTCGTCTTGGCTGAGAAGGATTTGTCGTTGGATAAATTGAACAAGGAGTTGGGGGGATTGAGGGAGAGGGAGAAGGATGTAACGACGTTGCTGTTGGAAAACAAGAAACGGATCGAGGAGTTAGAAGATGAAGTAGAGAGGGCGAGGTTATCAGAATCTAAAATGGCTGATTCGTTAGCAAAACAGACGAAACAGCTCGAGGCAACAAAGGTTAAACTGAAAGAAACAAGTGCTGAAATCGCTTCGTTGCATGAAAAGATTGAGGTTTTGGAAGATTTGTCCAAGAAAAGTAGTGTTGAGGTGAAAGGGCCTGTAAATGCAGGTAAGGAGATTAGAGGTATTGAGATGGAGCTGAAGTTGGCAAAGGAGAATCTTGTTCAGGCAcaagaaggagaaaaaaagGCGTTGTCGAAGGCCGAGAGTCTGATTGAAGAGATTGAGTTGGTTAAAAATGAATGGAAGTCGGCGATTGAGGCAGAAGCGAAGAGTGCAAAAGCGATGGAGGATTTAGCATTGGCGTTGAAGGAAGTTGCGACAGAAGCCAACCAAGCGAAGGGGAAGCTTAGTGTGACGGAAAACGAACTTGAGCAAGTAAGAGGGGAAGCTAGGAAGTTGAAGGAGATGGTTCGTAGCACGGAGGAAAAGTACAAGAAGCTCCTGAATGAAGCTAGAGTGGAGGCGGAGTTGCAGAAAAACACGGCAGAGAGGCTGAGGGTGGAGGCAGAGGAGTCGTTGTTGGCCTGGAACGGGAAAGAATTGGGATTCGTTAGCTGTATAAAGAGAGCAGAGGAGGAGAGGGCTACTCTGCAGCATGACAACAATAAGCTTGTTGAATCCTTAAAGGCAGCTGAAAATATGACGAGGTCGGCCAGGGAAGAGACATATAAACTGCGGGACATACTCAAACAGGCCGTTAACGAAGCGAATGCTGCAAAAGCGGCTGCTGGAATTGCGAGAGACGAGAACTCGTTTCTCAAGGATTGTCTCACAGAGAAGGAAGAGGCATTGCTTTTCCTTACGAGAGAAAACGAGCGTCTTAGAATAAGTGAGGCTGCAGCGAAGGAGAATGTTAAGCAGTTGAAAGCGTTGCTTTCGAATGCATCGACAGAGTTCAAGTTTGAGGATATGGAGCAGGATGAAGCAACGGATTCTCCCGACTccgaggaggaggaagaagtgAGAAGGCATAGGCATACCAAAACTTTCAGCTTGTGTGTTGATGATCTGAAGTTCATGAACGAACCTGAAGACGATGAGGAGAGACTCCTGCATGAAGATCCTGAGAAGGCGGAGGCCCTCAAAGGCTCGATATTTGATGCAAATGCAGAAACACCGAAATCAGAGATTCGTACGCCGAAATCTAAGGTTAACCACAAAGGGTACTACCCTTCTGCATTCATGTGTACTGGAGGGATACCACACCCAGAAGAATTCGAGCGTTTAGAAACTCCACAAGATGACAACTCCAATAGACAAGATGAGAACTCCCATAGAAGAGCGAAACCGTTGTTTCGACGAGTGGGAGATCTCTTGACTATCAGAAGAAGTTTCCACAAGAAGGACTCATCCATCGATCAGAACGTTCTTACACAGCTTTGA